The Candidatus Hydrogenisulfobacillus filiaventi sequence TCCGCGCATCGGGGGCTGCCATGCCACCAGAGGCAATGCCCAAGCGCCAGCCTGACAAAACTAGCCGCACGACCACGGTAGACCACCGGCGTGCAGAGGAGGCTGGAGACCGCCATCCCCATAACAGAGCGACGGGAATTGTC is a genomic window containing:
- a CDS encoding protein of unknown function (Evidence 5 : Unknown function) — protein: MDNSRRSVMGMAVSSLLCTPVVYRGRAASFVRLALGHCLWWHGSPRCAEIGSYILAISIPVLIGTRFRVFGAW